Within Malus domestica chromosome 04, GDT2T_hap1, the genomic segment ACCCTAGGCAGGCGGGAATTGAGCTTCAGATGGATGTGGACGCCGTTATGGATGACGGAAGCCGTGCCCATGGCGGTGATGAGGGAGAGAATTTGGTGCCAAATTCAAATGAGGAAAAAGGGAAGAAGAGAACAAGGAGCTCCGTGTGGTGTGTAGTAATAGCAGTAGTAATGTGTGATGGGTATCTTATCCCTTTTGGATAAATTGGCCACACAGAAAAATTGGAACAATTTaaaagcatgagaataaatactTTGTTATACATGGTCAAAATGAAGAGAACACTTGCTAGAGATCAAAGTAGAACGAAAACAATATATTACACgggggagactttggatgctgACACTccccgacctaaatcagggcatactggccgtcacgtggaactgacgtaaccatgtgcacagtgcggaagcaaaatTGATATAGAGAAATAtgagtaaataaaaaccaagcTACTAGCTAAGATAAAGTGCTAATGCGAGATTAAGTGTtaaatacacaatcagagcataaatagcctaagtgcagtctgactggacaagtactaattgTACAACACCCacaggtgatcctacatttgtgATGTTTGTCAGAACCACCATCGAAATCCCCGTGAGCCACCAaggcacttctacctaaaacctggaggggcgcaaaacaaaaagtgtgagtgggcaaaaacaaagcttttgaaaatcatttcatttctcaaaagttctaacccctcgacgtaaaacctgtataactTCCcagaaatataatatattttatatCAGAAAATCATGCTTAGGATGAAAACCCATAgaaatataccatgccaaatTATCTAAATGAAATACCATAAGTATTCCaattaaaatatatcaatgccagatatcatatcagccggatccacctaacatgacctgtacggctgagtttatagctcataatcaatctcaaCCATATTAAATCATGCACACGAGtgggaaccacctaaagtggtctgtacgacaagactagatgtaaaataaatatgctctagtgctacgatcacgtgaagactatgcgaatgatcgcgggtcacctacgagtcggaaccacctataatggtctatACAAtaagcctgtgcacctaacttggatccaaggtgagcctatggtgcgggaggtgaacatcacgtgaaggactgtgccctaactctgggcaGGAGCAAtaacactggggtgcaggtttatgagctttcaatacatcacatcatatctcgcataattaaagcaatctcatatctttaatttattaacTTACCTGGCACTGACATGTGGGTCCGCAGCACCAATTATAAatgtatgcaactactaatgcataaataaaagtaggcagatactttgcatggcattccaaaacgtataatcattcaatttcattttttgggaaaatctcaagtatataggtatatacggaaaaccaaaagcccactcactaatatgtcgaagggtcgtagcccccgagcctcgattgatggcactcgtcctcaggataggtctcacctatatgcgaaaatTTACAAGTAAGGCTtcctctcgatcttccactcctaacttcACTCTAGTGGACCTCAAATTAGCAAGAAGAGGAACTTGGCAAGCATAAATGACATTAAGTTTAATtggagtcttcctactaagtgcatcagccaccacatttgcacgaccagggtgatacttaatcgtgcaatcataatcactaatcaactcaatccaccttcgtTGTCGAAAATTAAGATCCAtctgagtaaaaagatactgaagattcttatgatctgtgaagatcttagatttctcaccataaagataatgtctccaaatcttcaaagcaaagataataGTTGCTAACTCCAGATCATGAgtaaggtaattcttctcatgaggctTCAATTGTcgtgaagcataagcaatcaccctaccatgttgcatcaacacacaacctagaccatttagggaagcatcactataaacctcaaaattaccactatcatctggGAATGccaaaacaggtgcatgagtgagataatacttcaactgctgaaaactttgctcacaattatcatccccactcaaacttaacttcTTTTCTAGTTAACCTTgttaatggcaaagcaatgaTCGAAAAATCTTTAACATaccgtctataatagcctgctaggccaagaaaatttcgtacctcagtgacggttcgtggttgttcccaattctccacctATGCTACCTTATGAGGATCTACTAGAATACCTTGAGCAGAtataacatgtcccaaaaataccacttgattcaaccaaaattggCACTTGCTAAACTTAGCGTACAATCGATGCTCCCTCAATCTTTtcaacaccaaggtaagatgtcgAACATGCTCTGATttcgacttagagtataccagaatgtcatcaataaaaataatGACAAACATGTCTATATATggttggaatactcgattcatcaaatccatgaaaGCTGTTGGTGCATTCGTTaatccgaatggcatcacaagaaactcataatgaccataacgaGTCCTAAAAGCAATCTTAGGGACATCCTCACTGCTGATCTTCAACTGGTAATAGCCaaacctcaaatcaatcttagaaaacacacagACACCTCGAAGCTGAttaaacaaatcatctatacgcggcaacggataacggtttttaattgttacccgatttaattgcctataatcaatacatagcCTCAAAGTACCGTCTTTCTTCCTAACAAACAAAATTGGAGCTCCccagggtgaagtactaggctaaataaaacctttatcgactaattcctgcaactggactttcaattccctcaattcaatagaagccattctatatggagtcaaagatacaggatccgtacctggaagcaaatcaatagtgaactccaCGTCTTggtctggcggcaatccaggtaaatcatcCCGGAATACATCAGGAAAATATTTGACTACTTGAACATCCTCCATACTACTAGAAGCAACATCATTCAGCACTACATGAGCTAAATATCCCAGGCAACCTTTTGATAACAACCTTTTTACTCTTGcagcagaaataacaccatgcctcaccctactacgttcacccataaaagtaacttcaggtaatccaggatGATGGAAAGTAACTGTTTTCCCGTAGCAATCTATATGGGAaagattataatgcaaccaatctgtgCTTAatatcacatcaaaatcaacaatatctaacaagataagattagctggcataccTACATCATCCACCATCACTAGACATCCTAGATATACACAATCAACATAACTTCTCTCCCATCGAGGCAtaacaaactctaaatcataccctataggtgtaggatgaggttgcgtcacttgagcaaatgtatgagaaatgccagaatgcgtagcaccacaattaattaaaactctagcaaagtgaccaagaatGTTTAACGTACTTATGATCAAGTCCAGATGATTCTGAGCATCCTGCTAAGAGATATTGTTAATGCGTCATTGGGCTTGTTGTCGTCCCCTACGACTTCTATTAGTTTGATTACCTCACCCCTGCATACCTTGCCCCTGACTTGGCTAACCATATTGCCTTAAAGATCCTGCACTACTGGAAGCAATCTCTACTTGTTGGGGTTGTCGTCCTTGGTACCATTGAGATCCACTAGCTGGAATGGGAGGATACGGCGTATACCCTCCAGGATACTGAGAATACCCATTCTAGTAATAAGGATCATGCGAATACTGGCACTATCCCGAAGTGTAAAGAGGGGCGTTGCCCTGGTAATGGTAAGCACCACCTCGACCCATCTGACCATAACTACCAGACCTTGGAACTTGCTGGATCGGTGCTGGTGGTGGCATAGAAGGCTGCtggggcctctgctgattctgGGGACAATTCATAACTATATGTCCCATCTGCccataagtaaaacatccaTTGCCCCACCTACACTCtccaaaatgcctattattacatcTGCGGCACAAATGAGCACTTCCTCTTCCAGAATCTCCTTGCCTCTAGAATCTAGGACCTCTTGAAAATCTACCACCTTTCCTTTGACCAGTGGCACTAAAACCTCCGCTGGAAGAACTggaactagttttgagtcttgcAAGGTCCTTGAGAAGActgacctttacctttatcatctctTCTCTGATTCCCAtccttttcttcctcctcactATCGCTGGGCATATTCTATGAATCTTCAATTCGCAGGAAAACCTCATAAAACTTTTGGTAAGTAGCATAGGAAGTTGTGGTTGCCAtagaacgccacttctttttagtACCCAACCTGAAACGACGAAGCATCTTAACTGGATTAGCATCAACTTCCTGATCATAACGAGACAAGTCAGTGAATCTCCTGTAATACTCATTTGCTGTCATTTTCCCCTGTTTCAATTGAGTAAATTCTTGCTTCTTATGATCAATATACTGCGGAGGAATAAACCTTTTCTTAAACAATTGTTTAAACACTTCCCAGTCAGCTGCTTCCTCTGGTGTCATCAGATAAGCCTCatgtctccaccaggatgcaagttccaaacccaaaaactaggtagtcgtctcgacccacctatcaggagAAAGATTCCCTTGACTTTGCATTACACTGAAAGTTTTCTCAAGATGATTGAGTCATTTCTCTGCTCCTTCATGTTGTTCATTCCCCATAAAATGATTCAGCTTCAAATTATAAacagtctcaagaggtgtccttTGGGGAGGACAAAGCGAAGACTGAATAGCATTAGCaatagcttcccctaattgagcgaTATTTGGGAAACTAGGCTCAACAGAATGACGTGGATCTTTACGAGgtggcatagttctgacagaagacaccaaaataattagaaaattCACAAGATATGCAGGATtgcaaacctaggctctgataccaaactgacacaccccgacctaaatcagggCGTGCTGGTCATCACGTGGAAGTGAcataaccatgtgcacagtgtaGAAGCAAAATTGATATAGAGAAATAtgagtaaataaaaaccaagcTACTAGCTAAGATAAAGTGCTAatgcgagattaagtgtgaaatacacaatcagagcataaatagcctaagtgcagtcactggacaagtactaattgTACAACACTCACAGTGATCCTACATTTGTGatgtctgtcagaacaccgtccaaatccccgtgagccaccaaggcacttctacctaaaacttg encodes:
- the LOC139195042 gene encoding uncharacterized protein; the protein is MTPEEAADWEVFKQLFKKRFIPPQYIDHKKQEFTQLKQGKMTANEYYRRFTDLSRYDQEVDANPVKMLRRFRICPAIVRRKKRMGIREEMIKVKVSLLKDLARLKTSSSSSSGGFSATGQRKGGRFSRDGTYSYELSPESAEAPAAFYATTSTDPASSKYPGGYTPYPPIPASGSQWYQGRQPQQVEIASSSAGSLRQYGMPANLILLDIVDFDVILSTDWLHYNLSHIDCYGKTVTFHHPGLPEVTFMGERSRVRHGVISAARVKRLLSKGCLGYLAHVVLNDVASSSMEDVQVVKYFPDVFRDDLPGLPPDQDVEFTIDLLPGTDPVSLTPYRMASIELRELKVQLQELVDKDDSGNFEVYSDASLNGLGCVLMQHGRVIAYASRQLKPHEKNYLTHDLELATIIFALKIWRHYLYGEKSKIFTDHKNLQYLFTQMDLNFRQRRWIELISDYDCTIKYHPGRANVVADALSRKTPIKLNVIYACQVPLLANLRSTRVKLGVEDREEALLVNFRI